The genomic interval TCCCGCGTCATAGCAGCCACCGACGATGCAGGCTCCAGCCTCAACACCTGCGGCAAAATCGCCGGCCACTTTGGGTTGAGTGGTGATCTGCAGGCCCATGTCCATGTAGCCCTTCACGTACGCCGACGCCACCGAGGAGGCTCCCACGCCGAGATAGACCTGCTGCGCCCCACCCACCGCGAGGCCGGTATCCGAACCCAGCATCAGGTAGGAGTCCGCATCCTGAATCAGAATGTGCCCCCTGATGCGCGGGCCGGTATTCTTGCCCGCATACACGTGCCAGCTGCCGCCGCCGACATGCAGGTCGACCGCAGCATTGTTTTCGCCGTTGCCAAGATCGAAACGGATGGCGCCACTGAGCATGTCCAGATTGCCCCACAACCGGCCGTCGAAATTACCGCCGCCATATTTGAAAAACCCTGTGAAATCGCCGTCTCCGCTCTGGCTTGCCTTGAGCAGCCAGGCGCGGAAATCCATGCGGGCTCCGGCGCTGGCACCGGTGGTCACGGTAAAGTCGCCATCCATCATGACCGTGAACTTGTCCGAGCTCCCGACCCGCATCCCAACCATGAACGAAGTGTCGGCGCTGGAAGAAAACGCTGCCTGACCAATTGGTTTCCCACCCTGCAGCGAATCGCCAGTAACGTGATAACCAAGCCCGCCGCGCACCCTGTAAAGGGTCAACGGCACCGGCGAGAGCGATACCCCGCTTGCCCCCAGCGGAATTTCGAGCCGCGTCAGCCAGTAATCCGTGCTGCCTTCATAACCGAGCAGGAATTCGCCTTTGATCGGCGGCCCGCCAAACATGCCGATGTCGACACTGCCGGTGTAACGCGTTCCGGGGTTGGGTTTCGGATCATAGACCGGGTCGATGCTGGCCTCCGTCACCGGCTGGCCGGCCGGGAATGCCACTTTGAGATTGAAGGGCGTGCTCACCGGCCCACTGCCCTCATAGCTGTCGCCGCTAATCTTGTAAATCGCCTGAACATTTGCCGCCGGCAGCGAGGGAGAGAGGCGGACCTGGCCGCTGAAAGCCATTTTCAGGCGCTCGTTGCCGCTGGCCCCGCCTGTCAGGTGCAAGCCCTGCAGTTCCAGCCTGGACTTGCCGAGATCGCCAAAGCCGCCCAGTGGAATATCCCGAGTTGCCGTGCCATTTTCGTCGAAATAGGCGCGTCCGTTCATGCCGAAGCGCATGTCAGGCACTGCAATCGGTTCAGAGTTGAAGGCTTTCCCCTCGGCCTTGAAGCTCAGTTCAGGATCGACAATGGCGCGCCAGCCGCCGCTCTTGTCAAAACCGAAACGGAAGCTGTCCGGCTTGGCGCTCAGGTGAATCGGGCCAAAATCGCGCTGCACGGTTTCTTTCGGCTTCACGCCTGCAAATTCAAAGCTGCCTTCCTTCTGGTTAGAGGAGAGGAGTTGCACGTCGTCGCTGTGCAGCAAGGCATTCAGGAACGGCAACTGGACGTCGATGTTGTAGTGCGCATCGAATGTCCCGCTCGATTTGGCTTCCAGCGAAACCTTGTTGAAACTGATCGTACCTTTTCCGACGCTCAGGTTCATCAGACGCGGATCATTCTGCAGGGAGAATTTGCCGCAGGCGTGGTTGGTTACACCCCAGTTGCTGCTCTGGATGGTGACTGGTGCCAGGTCGGAGGTATTGATCTCGATATCAGCAGAGCCGAAATTCACCCCCACCCAGTTGCTGCCGGAAGCGCCGCCACAGGCATCCGGGCCTTGGCCGGTGCTGCGGCTCAGATCGAGAGTGACATCGCTGGAGTTCAGGTAAAAACCGCTCCAGCCCAGCGCCACTTTTTTGTCGAGTTTGACTTTAGCACTCCAGTCGCCGTTTTGCCGCAAATTGGCGGCGGTTTTCCATGACGGCACATCACCGCTACCGGCGAACAGCAGGAAGCTGTCGCCCAGTTTTGCATTCAAGGTGGCCTTCATTTCCTTCCCTGCCGTGCCTTCGATCTTCGCCACGGACACGTCAGTCAGCCCCATGGTCGAAATGGGTCCGGAAGACACGGTCTGGGACAGCTTGGTGCCCGGCGCGACGTTTCCAGCCTGGTCCACCTGCCAGTTCTGAAAGGAAACGCCGACGTTCGGAATCAAGGTTGCGCCATTGCTGGAACTGGTCAGCTTGACATCCAGTGTCCCGCTGCCGCTATATGTCCCTCCCGATTCCTTGGGCAGGTTCTGCTGATCGAGGTAAACGCTGAACTTGTCCCCCTGCTCGCCGGCAAAATAGAATTCGCACGGCTTGCTCGGATCAATCGCCACCACCTTGTATTTCTTGCTCGGCGATTTCACCTGCTGGCCATCCAGATTAAGGCCCCCGGCCAAGCGCGAGGAGGTGGCAGACAATTTCCGGCCTGCCGCCGCCAGGGCCGTGGAGGTCTGGGCATCATTGGCATACAGCACGGGCGGCGAGGATTTTCCGCCTTCCCTGCTCGGCCGCAGGAAGCCCACCTTGACTGCTTTCTCGCCTCTCTGCGCCGCCAGCGCATTCACGTCCACCACACCCCCCCGGCCCTGCAACCTGAAGGCATGATCGAACAAGGGCTCCGGCTTGACCTTGACCTCGACCCAGATTTCGTACACATCCGCCGGATCCACGGGCAGGGCCGGCGAGTACAGGTCATGAGTGCCGGGCAGGGGATCTTTCCAGTTTTTTGGGTCCCCTTCCCTTGCTGGCGAACGGCCCACGGTGCCGGGACCGGTTGCCGGGAAGGACTGGACACCTTTCTTGCCCTTGAGTTTCACTTTCCAGGTCGCGTCAACCGCGCCACTGCCAAAATAGCTCAGCACCGCGTGGGCGGTAAATGCCTTGTTGCAGCCGCTGCACGTGGCATCCACCCCATCGTCAAGCTGGAGCACTGCCTGCGAAATGGAGTTATTGGCGAGCTTGACGTTGCCCGGGCCAGAAGCCGATAGAGACGCAGCAGATTTTTCCTTGGACGCCACGGCACCACGCGCAATGCCGGTTTTTGCGCTGACTTTGCCGACCGGAGACCGAGCCCGCTGCGGCGGACCGAACGACACGATGTCCACCGACTCGAGGTGCAGCGGTCCATAAGCCACTGGATCCATGTACGGCATGATGTTGACCGTCTGGCACATCATCACATATGCACGTTCGGCGATGTCCTTTGCCTTGGCGTCATTATCCCTTCCTCCGGCCTGCGCCAAGCTGCCGGTGCCGCGCAGTTGTCCGTAAGCTCCAAGCCCTGCCGAGCCTGACGGATGATCGTAGGCATCCGCCAGATCGGCAGGGTTCGCCTGCTGCACATCCCTTTCCGCCAACTGATAGACGCGGATATTGAAATAGCCGGTGCGCGAATATTGGTGGGTGAAGAACGTTTCACGCCGCGCGGCATGTTCCTTGTTGCCAATCGCCACCGTATGCGAATACTCGCCGTATTCCTGCTGGTCCGGCAGCGTCATGGCGACATCGCCGTTGATGCCTTTTTTGTCCTGGTCGTTGTAAAGAGGATCTTCCGGTTTGCCCACCAGCGGTACCACCGTGCCATCGCCCCAATCCACGAACAGATTGTCGAAGCGATATTTGGCAACCGTCGGAAGAGTCGCCGTGCCCATGCCGGACTGCGACGAACCAGATGACTTGGAAGGCTCCAGTTCCACGCCGGGATGGGATTCGTAAGGCGAATTGGCGAGCACCACCTTGCCCGAGAGTATCCAGTTGTCGAATGGATGCGCCACTGCGGCCACGCTGGTATCGCCTTCGCCCTTGTCCATATTCTGGGCGCGCAGAACCGGCTGCGCCTGGGGCACCAGCGGGCAGGCGCCGAAGCCATTCGGCCGATTCGGCTTCCTGAGCGGCCAGCGATCGGAAATCTCGACTTCGACAGGTTCACCCGGCTGCACCAGAACGCCCGTCATGCCCTGCCTGCCCGTATCGGAGACACCCTGCGCAGACATGTTGGCAGCCACCAATCGGACGGGCGCATCGCTCTCCATGGCCGCTTTCTGCTCGACCCCGTTGCTCAGGTAAACGCGGTAGCCCGCCACTTCCCACAGCAGGTCTGTTGCGTTCGGGTAGTTCACGGGAGGCGCACTTTCCTGCTGTGCAGCCCCTCCTGCCGACCCGGCGGGGGAATATTTTGCACTGCTCGGCGACTTTACCTTGGCACCGCCCTTGGCCGTGCCTGAAGGAGCGGCACTGAGAGGACCGGTAGCGGGATTAAGCAACGTGTCGAGGAAGGCTGGATCAGGCTGATAGTAGGTCGGGGGCGGTAATTTTGTCGGCTGCGAACTGCCCGGCCATACCGCCGTGCCGCCCTCAAGGCGCTTGCGCATCAGCACATTGCCGTTTTTATTCAGAATGCGAAACTCGAAAAACTCAGCCGTACCCGGGTTTTTCTCCTGCCAGCGGAACACCAGATCATCCTGCAACAGGGGCGCGCTATCGGCCATGTTGCACTCACCGCTTAGCGCAACGCCATCCCTCGAGCAAGTCATCTTGGTGCCGGTTGCGGGGTCGGTTTTAGCCGTGGAAGACCATCCCGGCGATTTCAACTCGATCCGGCCCGGTTTGAAACTGGTATCGAACGGCCTCAGCTTGGGTTTGACATCCATCGGCTTGAAGCCAGCCAGCACCTGAACGCTAGCAGAAGTCATGCTCCACGCCTGGTTTGGCGTCATGCGCGCCCCGACCAGGCGCACGCCCGGCTGAGCACTGGATGCGACTTCCACTTCCATCTGGGCAAAGGACGAAGTGATGATTTTAGGCGGCGTCTTGATCTTGACGCCGTCGCCAAAGCGCAGTTCCATGCCGTTCACGAAATCGTTCCCGTTCAGTGTCAACTGGTAAGTTTTTCCGGTCTGCCACTGGTTCGGCACAACCTGCAAGGCGATTACCGGAACGGGATTGGACATCGGCGTCTGTGGTGGCGGTGCTGGCGGTGCTGGCGGCATCTTCACCCCGGGAAGCGGGGCCGCAGCTCCTGCCATCCCGGCCAGGCCCGGCCCGGGCATAATGGTGATGCGGGCAGGCTGCGGCTGCGGCGGCAGGACCGCAAGGCTGGAAGGCACGGTGAGAATCACCTGACGCACGCCTGGCGCGGCGCCCGGCTCGACCCTGACATTCACCTGGGCGCCGCGTCCGCCTTCTGCCGCGAAAATAAGCGGGGAAGTCAGGGTAACTCCGCTGCCGAAGTCCACCTTGATGCCGGGCCGGAGCCCCTGTCCCAGCAATTGCAGGGTGTAGTTCTGCCCCGGCATCAGCGTGGATGGCGAAACGGACTGAATGGTGGCTGTAGTGGTTTGTGCCGCCGGAGGCGGGGCCATAATGGCGGGGGTTGAAGCGGGCGCTCTATTGAGGACCGGCGGCACGGTGATCATGTTCCGCATGTCAGCCGCAAAAGAGAGCTGGGCCGCGAAAATGCTCAGCGATACCAAAAACAATAGCGCGGACAGATGCCAAAACCCAGCCCCGCACCACTCAACGGCCCATGCCTTATTCCGCGCCATTTGTTTTTCCCCCCCTTTATCCCCTGACTAGCGCCTCTGCGGCATCGGTGGCTCCGGCTGGGGATTGATACCTACGGCTGTTCCCGGCCTGAGAAGCTTATGCTCCACTGGTAACGGAGGTTCTGGCTGGGGATTGATGCCAACCTTTTCAGCGGGCTTTAAAATTTTCTGTCTCGGCGCGCCCGGCGGTTCGGGTTGGGGGTTGATAGCGATGGCTTCGCCAGGCTTGAGCGGCTGCGCGCCGAACGCGAATGGAGAGGACGTAGCTGCCAGCAACACGAGCAGAATGCCAAACCTTGATTGCATATTCATGGAAACCTCATTGGAATATGGAAATTTCAGGAACACACGTGCGCCGGCCAAACCACCGCAAACCTGGCAGTTATGACGAATACAAATTCGAGATCGGTGAATCCTTTTATAGCAGAATTCACATGTCCTGACAACGCGATATCAAATGGTGTCACGGCAAGGCTGATGGCGGTAGAATTGGAAGTTTTCAGAATCCGGAACATCACCATGCGCGTTTCACAATTTTTCCTCTCCACCCTCAAGGAAGCCCCGACCGAAGCCGAGCTGGTCAGCCACAAGCTGATGCTGCGCGCCGGCCTGATCAAGCGCCTGGGCAGCGGGCTTTACAGCTGGATGCCGCTGGGCCTGAAGGTGCTGCGCAAGGTGGAAAACATCGTGCGCGAGGAAATGGACCGGGCCGGCGCCATCGAGCTGCTGATGCCCGCCGTGATCCCCGCCGAGCTGTGGCAGGAAACCGGGCGCTGGGACGTGTTCGGCCCGCAGATGCTGAAGATCAGGGACCGCCACGAACGCGAGTTCTGTTTCGGCCCCACCCACGAGGAAGTCATCACCGACGTGGCGCGGCGCGAGATCAAGAGCTACCGCCAGCTGCCGATCAACTTCTACCAGATCCAGACCAAGTTCCGCGACGAGATCCGCCCGCGCTTCGGCGTGATGCGCGCACGCGAGTTCGTGATGAAGGACTCCTACTCCTTCCATGCCGACCGCGCCTCGCTGGAACAGACCTATGAAGTGATGTACCAGACCTATTCGCGCATCTTCACCCGCCTGGGGCTGAAGTTCCGCGCCGTGGCGGCGGATACCGGCGCCATCGGCGGCTCCGGCTCGCACGAATTCCACGTGCTGGCGGATTCCGGCGAGGACGCCATCGCCTTCTGCCCCAGTTCCGACTATGCCGCCAACGTCGAGCTGGCCGAAGCAGTCTCGCCGAGCGCCCCACGCCCGGCGCCCACTCAGCCTATGCAGAAGATTTCGACACCGGGCAAGCACAGCATCGAACAGGTGTGCGAATACCTCAAGGTTCCCGCCGAGAAAACCGTCAAGACGCTGCTGGTCGAAGGCCGCGACGGAGGCGTGGTGGCGCTGCTGCTGCGCGGCGACCATGAGCTGAACGAAGTCAAGGCAGGCAAGCTGCTCCAGCTCCCCGAAGCCGTGCGCTTCGCCAGCGACGCACAGATTCTTGCTGCCGCCGGCTGCCGGGCCGGTTCGCTGGGCCCGGTCGGGCTGAACATTCCCATCATCGCCGACCGCTCCGTGGCAGTGATGAGTGATTTCGTCTGCGGCGCCAACGAGGATGGCTACCATCTCACCGGTGTCAATTTCGTGCGCGACCTGCCCGAACTCAAGGAAGTGGTGGACATCCGCAACGCCGTGGAAGGCGACCCCAGCCCGGACGGCAAGGGCATACTGGAACTGTGCCGCGGCATCGAGGTCGGCCATATCTTCCAGCTCGGCAACAAGTATTCCTCGGCCATGAACGCCACTTTCCTCGACGAATCCGGCAAGGATCGCGTCATGGAAATGGGCTGCTACGGCATCGGCGTATCGCGCATCGTGGCCGCCGCCATCGAGCAGAATCACGACGCGCGCGGCATCATCTGGCCGCCCTCCATCGCCCCCTACGAACTGGCCATCGTACCCATCGGCATGGGGCGCAGCGAACTGGTGAAAGACACCGTGAACAAGCTCTATGCCGACCTCAAGGCAGCCGGCATCGAAGTGCTGCTGGACGACCGCGACGAGCGCCCCGGCGTGATGTTCGCCGACATGGAACTGGTCGGCATCCCGCACCGCATCGTGGTGGGCGAGCGCGGGCTGAAGGAAGGTAACCTCGAATATCAGGGACGCCGCGACGAAAAAGCGCAGGCCATCGCCTTGAATTCGGTGCTGGAATTCGTACAATCCAAATTATGCGAAGACTGATAGCGTTATCGCTACTCCTGCTGCTGCCGGCGGCCGCCCAGGCCGGGGCGCAGCTTTATGAACCGCTGTCCGACAGCGTGCGGGCAGCGCTTTACAAATCAGTGAGCGACAGCGCCCCGCGACGCCCGTCCTTTTCCTCGCCGGTGGAAGAGGCGAACTGGCTGGCCGAAATGTCGCACCGCATGGAAAAACGCATACCGGATCGCACCACCCGCCTGGATTTCCTCAGAGCAGTACATTACGAAGCATCGCGCGCGGGGCTCGATCCACAGCTGGTACTCGGCCTGATCCAGGTCGAAAGCGGCTTCAAGAAATACTCCGTTTCCAGCGCTGGTGCGCGCGGCTATATGCAGGTGATGCCGTTCTGGGTCAAGCTCATCGGGGCCAGCGACAACAACCTGTTCCACATCCGCACCAACCTGCGTTATGGCTGCACCATCCTGCGCCACTATCTGGACATCGAGCGCGGCGACCTGTATCGCGCGCTGGGCCGCTACAACGGCAGTCTCGGCCGCCCCGAATATCCCACGCTGGTGGTCGGGGCATGGCGCAACGGCTGGTCCTATCCAGACCGGTCGAGAAGCGCTTCCAGCCGGAGTACTCAACCAGCGTCCTGATCAAGGAGCACTGAGCATGCAGAAATTTCATCTGGCGTGGGACGAGAGCCGCCACACGCTGGGCATCGCCTCCATCGACCGCCAGCACCACGCGCTGATCGACATGGTCAACGCCCTGGTGGACGCAGTGGAGCGCAATTGCGACCCTGAGCAGATACGCAGTCAGATGGCCAAGCTCATCCGTTTCACCGAGGAGCACTTCACCCACGAAGAAGAAATTATGCTCCGCCATGGCTTCCCCGAGCGAGAAAAACACGCCCTCGAACACCAGGAAGTACTGCACAAGGCCGTCACCATGATGGAAGATTTCAAGCCCGACGATGCCAATCGCGTTGTGCTGGTCACGGCCTTCCTGATCGACTGTGCGGAGAATCACATCCTGCACGATGACAGGGAACTCACCCTGTTCCTGCAGGAAAAAGGCCTGCGCTGACTCCATCCGATCGCCGCCTTGTCACATCAAGGCAATAAAGACCTGCTACATTCATCACCGGAATCCGGCCGTTTCTACCCAGAAACGACACATTTCGCGCATTTCCATCTCAGATATTGAGCGCGGCAACGAGGTTCCAATCCGGAAACTTTGCGGTTTTCCCGGAAAACTAGCGGCCTATCATGAAAAACACCGTGAACAACGCCAAACCGGTCCGGCCCGAAACCCGCGGCAAGCCTTCTCCGGGCATTCACTCCGAACCGATTCGAAGCTTGTACGACATCATCGAACGCCAGAATCTGACAGTCCTTTTTCAGCCCATCATCGATTTCTCGAACAGCCGCATTATCGGCTTCGAGGGCCTGATCCGCGGCCCGTCAGACAGCCTGCTGCATTCGCCGACCAGGCTGTTCGGGCTGGCGCGCCAATCGGGCATCGGCCACGAGCTCGAGAATCTGTGCTGCAAGCTGGTGGCGGAGCGTTTCGTCGAGCTGCAATTGCAGGGGCTTCTGTTCCTCAACCGCAGCT from Sulfurimicrobium lacus carries:
- a CDS encoding proline--tRNA ligase; amino-acid sequence: MRVSQFFLSTLKEAPTEAELVSHKLMLRAGLIKRLGSGLYSWMPLGLKVLRKVENIVREEMDRAGAIELLMPAVIPAELWQETGRWDVFGPQMLKIRDRHEREFCFGPTHEEVITDVARREIKSYRQLPINFYQIQTKFRDEIRPRFGVMRAREFVMKDSYSFHADRASLEQTYEVMYQTYSRIFTRLGLKFRAVAADTGAIGGSGSHEFHVLADSGEDAIAFCPSSDYAANVELAEAVSPSAPRPAPTQPMQKISTPGKHSIEQVCEYLKVPAEKTVKTLLVEGRDGGVVALLLRGDHELNEVKAGKLLQLPEAVRFASDAQILAAAGCRAGSLGPVGLNIPIIADRSVAVMSDFVCGANEDGYHLTGVNFVRDLPELKEVVDIRNAVEGDPSPDGKGILELCRGIEVGHIFQLGNKYSSAMNATFLDESGKDRVMEMGCYGIGVSRIVAAAIEQNHDARGIIWPPSIAPYELAIVPIGMGRSELVKDTVNKLYADLKAAGIEVLLDDRDERPGVMFADMELVGIPHRIVVGERGLKEGNLEYQGRRDEKAQAIALNSVLEFVQSKLCED
- a CDS encoding bacteriohemerythrin; amino-acid sequence: MQKFHLAWDESRHTLGIASIDRQHHALIDMVNALVDAVERNCDPEQIRSQMAKLIRFTEEHFTHEEEIMLRHGFPEREKHALEHQEVLHKAVTMMEDFKPDDANRVVLVTAFLIDCAENHILHDDRELTLFLQEKGLR
- a CDS encoding lytic transglycosylase domain-containing protein; its protein translation is MRRLIALSLLLLLPAAAQAGAQLYEPLSDSVRAALYKSVSDSAPRRPSFSSPVEEANWLAEMSHRMEKRIPDRTTRLDFLRAVHYEASRAGLDPQLVLGLIQVESGFKKYSVSSAGARGYMQVMPFWVKLIGASDNNLFHIRTNLRYGCTILRHYLDIERGDLYRALGRYNGSLGRPEYPTLVVGAWRNGWSYPDRSRSASSRSTQPAS